The following proteins come from a genomic window of Halorussus halophilus:
- a CDS encoding transcription initiation factor IIB family protein: MSTSNSFGKEGSYSQQSKTSECPECDGRLIARGIETVCGDCGLVVRTDNIDQGVSPSAHGPRRRGGPVEWAVEPTTVFRVNHGLGSRFNLGKDGRGRPLSAEKKRRLGRMRRLDKRMEARDRRLNEALRDVQSIGENVGLPTYVSADAGLLVKQAAENRLPGGRMAWESLAAGAVLLAAQRRGFPRETEVVAKYAKSTHERACAAARKIRIECELVEAYPPVQGEALDAVLAEFDGLDVQTVLEFARVGRYLLGVADVEPVGPGTSRVAMAGATLYAADKLTDEKTVTQAEVAEAASRVCPTSKSVISRYSQELHDAYKARHGRATPKDVIARKRDAERFR; this comes from the coding sequence ATGAGTACTAGCAACAGCTTCGGTAAAGAAGGTTCGTACAGCCAGCAGAGTAAGACGAGTGAATGCCCGGAGTGCGATGGGCGACTCATCGCGAGAGGCATCGAGACGGTGTGTGGAGACTGTGGACTAGTGGTTCGGACGGACAACATCGACCAGGGCGTGTCGCCGAGCGCGCACGGGCCACGGCGGCGTGGCGGTCCCGTGGAATGGGCGGTTGAGCCGACGACAGTGTTTCGAGTGAATCACGGACTTGGATCACGATTCAACCTCGGAAAAGATGGCCGTGGTCGGCCACTCTCGGCGGAGAAGAAACGACGACTCGGGCGGATGCGACGACTGGACAAGCGCATGGAGGCGCGAGACAGGCGACTGAACGAGGCACTTCGGGATGTGCAAAGCATCGGTGAGAACGTGGGCCTCCCAACGTACGTGTCGGCGGATGCGGGCCTACTGGTCAAGCAAGCGGCTGAGAACAGGCTGCCGGGTGGACGGATGGCCTGGGAGTCACTCGCGGCAGGCGCAGTCTTGTTGGCGGCCCAACGGCGGGGATTCCCTCGGGAGACAGAGGTCGTGGCGAAGTACGCGAAATCGACGCACGAGCGAGCGTGCGCCGCAGCCCGGAAGATCCGGATCGAATGTGAACTCGTGGAGGCGTACCCGCCAGTGCAGGGCGAGGCCCTGGACGCGGTACTGGCTGAGTTCGACGGACTGGACGTGCAGACGGTGTTGGAGTTCGCACGGGTTGGGCGGTATCTCCTCGGTGTGGCGGACGTCGAGCCAGTCGGGCCGGGGACGTCACGAGTAGCCATGGCCGGGGCGACTTTGTACGCGGCGGATAAGCTAACCGACGAAAAGACCGTGACCCAAGCAGAGGTGGCAGAGGCGGCAAGTCGAGTGTGCCCAACCTCGAAAAGCGTGATTTCACGGTACTCCCAGGAGTTGCACGACGCCTACAAAGCGAGGCATGGACGAGCAACTCCAAAAGATGTGATCGCGCGCAAGCGCGACGCGGAGAGATTCAGATAG
- a CDS encoding tyrosine-type recombinase/integrase — MSLEPIDAGTALELYLADKENELSDASLKGHKYRLGHFVRWYNEVEDIENLNTLNGRQLHRYRLWRRDDGNLNKASEKTQMDTLRVFIRWLESIDGVEQYLSQKVLSPSIIPDENSRDVMLESDRASEILAHLEKYEYASIEHVAIALMWHTMMRVGGVHALDVDDYDPDDQCVKVRHRPESGTPIKNQGKGERMVALSDQLCDVLDDWLAERRPSVTDEYGREPLLASREGRTSKTTLREYVYRWTRPCTHSAECPHDREIGECSALERDTAYRCPSSVSPHAIRRGSITHPLNSEMPDKVVSDRANVSQRVIEQHYDRRTEREKMEQRREYLDNI; from the coding sequence ATGAGTCTCGAACCAATCGACGCAGGAACCGCACTCGAACTGTACCTCGCAGACAAGGAGAACGAACTCTCGGATGCCTCGCTCAAGGGTCACAAGTACCGACTCGGTCACTTCGTCCGCTGGTACAACGAGGTTGAGGATATCGAGAACCTCAACACGCTCAACGGTCGCCAGCTCCATCGGTATCGGCTCTGGCGGCGGGATGACGGCAACCTCAACAAGGCCAGTGAGAAAACTCAGATGGACACGCTCCGCGTATTCATCAGGTGGCTAGAGTCCATCGACGGCGTAGAACAATATCTCAGCCAGAAGGTACTGTCTCCGTCGATCATCCCTGACGAGAACTCCCGAGACGTGATGCTGGAAAGCGACCGCGCTTCGGAAATACTCGCACACTTGGAGAAGTACGAGTACGCCAGCATTGAGCACGTCGCAATCGCACTTATGTGGCACACGATGATGCGTGTCGGCGGCGTGCATGCCCTTGACGTTGATGACTATGATCCAGACGATCAGTGCGTGAAGGTTCGTCATCGCCCAGAATCAGGGACGCCGATTAAGAATCAGGGGAAGGGCGAGCGAATGGTTGCGCTTTCAGATCAACTCTGCGACGTACTCGACGACTGGCTAGCCGAGAGACGACCATCAGTCACTGACGAGTACGGACGAGAGCCGCTACTCGCGTCGCGGGAGGGCCGTACGAGCAAGACAACGCTTCGAGAGTACGTCTATCGATGGACCCGACCCTGTACCCACAGCGCCGAGTGCCCGCACGACCGAGAAATCGGTGAGTGTTCGGCACTAGAACGCGACACTGCCTACCGCTGCCCATCAAGCGTAAGTCCACACGCAATTCGCCGCGGAAGCATCACGCACCCGCTTAACAGCGAAATGCCCGACAAGGTGGTTAGTGATCGGGCAAACGTCAGCCAACGAGTGATCGAACAGCACTACGACCGACGCACAGAACGTGAGAAGATGGAACAGCGGAGGGAATACTTAGATAACATTTAA